A stretch of Cicer arietinum cultivar CDC Frontier isolate Library 1 chromosome 5, Cicar.CDCFrontier_v2.0, whole genome shotgun sequence DNA encodes these proteins:
- the LOC140920488 gene encoding uncharacterized protein, translated as MDKSWIKKPHTSGEYDQGIKEFINFAYRDELENGEIICPCKRCGFKKPQSKSVMYDHLKCKPFPKGYTLWVNHEESIGETSTISPISISNIVQDTVVVDDHMQNMINDAFGVEDHANEVPIESNAEKEKNASQQRYEEAKEYYELSREGEKPLYEGCVKYSRLSFLVKLYHIKCLCGMADKAMTMVLELLKDAFEFANIPNSFYEAKKTITKLGLNYEKIHVCRNNCMLYWGNKEDEERETCKICNTLKWKSKEKVGEVGVSSDGNNRKKVPAKVLRYFPLKPRLQRLFLSSKSAEDMRWYANDSKNDGMLRHPRDSEAWKYFDLTHTWFASDPRNYKQLNIPSIINI; from the coding sequence ATGGATAAATCATGGATTAAGAAGCCACACACATCGGGTGAATATGATCAAGGGATAAaggaatttattaattttgcctATCGAGATGAATTAGAAAATGGCGAAATAATATGTCCTTGTAAACGTTGTGGTTTCAAAAAACCGCAGAGTAAAAGTGTAATGTATGATCACTTAAAGTGCAAACCATTTCCAAAGGGATACACCCTTTGGGTAAATCACGAGGAGTCCATAGGAGAAACTAGTACTATCTCACCTATTAGTATTTCTAATATAGTTCAAGACACAGTTGTCGTTGATGATCATATGCAGAACATGATTAACGATGCTTTTGGAGTCGAAGATCATGCAAATGAAGTACCCATTGAATCAAATGCAGagaaggagaaaaatgcaagtCAGCAAAGGTATGAAGAGGCCAAAGAGTACTATGAATTAAGTAGAGAAGGAGAAAAACCTTTGTATGAAGGGTGTGTTAAATATTCAAGACTATCTTTTTTGGTAAAGTTGTATCACATCAAATGTTTATGTGGAATGGCTGATAAAGCCATGACAATGGTTTTAGAGTTATTAAAAGATGCATTTGAATTTGCAAATATACCAAATTCATTCTATGAAGCCAAGAAAACAATCACCAAGCTtggtttaaattatgaaaaaatccATGTTTGTCGGAATAATTGTATGCTTTATTGGGGTAATAAGGAAGATGAAGAAAGGGAGACCTGCAAAATTTGTAACACTTTGAAAtggaaatcaaaagaaaaagttgGTGAAGTTGGAGTGTCTAGTGATGGCAATAATCGAAAGAAAGTTCCTGCAAAAGTTCTTCGTTATTTTCCATTAAAACCACGGTTACAAAGATTATTTTTGTCCTCAAAGTCGGCCGAGGATATGAGATGGTATGCAAATGATAGTAAGAATGATGGAATGTTGAGGCATCCTAGAGATTCTGAAGCATGGAAATATTTTGACTTGACACACACTTGGTTTGCATCAGACCCGCGAAATTATAAACAACTGAATATTCCATCAATTATAAACATCTGA
- the LOC101488980 gene encoding uncharacterized protein: protein MSSSNSPCAACKFLRQKCTQECYFAPYFSPDNPQRFASVHRVFGASKVAKLLKELHAEDREDAVKSLAYEAESRIRDPVYGCVGFISVLQQRLKEIRNELQIAKKELLNYNFNPQTMNYLLANPGTVIMPQQQQQQQWNPQFAGLNNGSNNFGNDTVGGVGELVVSDAQQHQEQEFLEAQRFVAATQQEYFLRLGGGGVGVGVGVASSLGMGNFENGGGDYYRIEQQGEEQQQNYVALGNGHPIEAQLMFSPQNQETSEDGRSVGSAHPSCN, encoded by the coding sequence ATGTCGTCCTCAAATTCACCATGTGCAGCGTGCAAGTTTCTCCGACAAAAGTGCACACAAGAATGCTACTTCGCACCCTACTTTTCGCCGGATAATCCACAACGATTCGCTTCCGTTCACCGCGTCTTCGGTGCAAGCAAGGTTGCCAAGCTCTTAAAAGAGCTTCACGCCGAGGATCGCGAAGACGCGGTGAAATCATTAGCATACGAGGCTGAGTCTCGTATACGAGACCCAGTCTACGGATGTGTTGGTTTCATCTCGGTCCTCCAACAGCGTTTAAAAGAAATTCGAAATGAACTTCAGATAGCGAAAAAAGAACTTTTGAATTACAATTTTAACCCTCAAACTATGAATTACCTTTTGGCTAATCCTGGAACGGTTATCATGCctcagcagcagcagcagcagcaatGGAACCCGCAATTTGCGGGTTTGAATAACGGATCTAACAACTTCGGTAATGATACAGTTGGAGGAGTAGGAGAGTTAGTTGTTTCTGATGCTCAGCAGCATCAGGAACAAGAGTTTCTAGAAGCTCAGCGGTTTGTTGCCGCTACTCAACAAGAGTATTTTCTTAGGTTAGGTGGTGGTGGTGTCGGTGTCGGTGTCGGTGTGGCTTCTTCATTGGGTAtgggaaattttgaaaatggtggtgGTGATTATTATCGGATTGAACAACAAGGTgaagaacaacaacaaaattatgtTGCTCTTGGGAATGGTCATCCTATTGAGGCACAACTAATGTTTTCTCCACAAAATCAGGAAACTAGTGAGGATGGTAGGAGCGTTGGTAGTGCTCATCCTTCTTGTAATTGA
- the LOC101488641 gene encoding uncharacterized protein produces the protein MMKTTKNISFPALERNGEMHDVGCLRNFISGIFLWRKIYKIIHVLLMKTIGLFLSNTGEKADKNAANREKLTILHTLGSKTLARKRDELELRDGRKYSRGEMYSICHKKSDGSFVNDEAKEKYEQLQAEIGKTPSPNEAFVNVFGKEHPRYVRCMGLGITPSQITTSTSHSVRSTSSSEANEKMEKMQVEIDRLKKRDFEVDMLKEQIAFLMQMQNSRDKQIKLFS, from the exons atgatgaagacaacaaaaaatatatcctTTCCAGCCTTGGAAAGAAATGGCGAGATGCACGACGTAGgttgtttaagaaattttataagTGGGATCTTTCTTTGGAGgaaaatctacaaaattatccaCGTTCTATTAATGAAGACCATTGGACTATTTTTGTCCAATACAGGC GAGAAGGCTGATAAAAATGCTGCAAATAGAGAAAAGCTAACAATCCTTCATACATTAGGCTCTAAGACGCTTGCAAGGAAGAGGGATGAGTTG GAACTGAGAGATGGTCGAAAATACAGTAGGGGTGAAATGTATTCAATTTGTCATAAAAAGTCTGATGGGTCATTTGTCAACGACGAAGCCAAGGAAAAATAT GAACAATTGCAAGCTGAAATTGGGAAGACTCCTTCTCCAAATGAAGCATTTGTTAATGTGTTTGGAAAAGAACATCCTAGATATGTTCGTTGTATGGGACTTGGAATAACACCGTCACAAATTACTACATCTACTTCTCACTCTGTAAGATCAACATCTTCCTCTGAAGCTAATGAAAAGATGGAGAAAATGCAAGTTGAAATTGATAGGCTTAAGAAAAGAGATTTTGAAGTTGATATGTTGAAGGAGCAAATTGCTTTCTTGATGCAAATGCAAAATTCTAGAGACAAACAgataaaattgttttcatag